A genomic window from Solanum dulcamara chromosome 11, daSolDulc1.2, whole genome shotgun sequence includes:
- the LOC129874785 gene encoding uncharacterized protein LOC129874785, with protein sequence MSCSSSSSASEDEDEGFDSYRKGGYHAVRVGDSFSGGRYIAQRKLGWGEFSTVWLAYDTRSSGFVALKIQKSAPQFAQAALHEIEVLSAIANGDPSNNKYVVRLVDHFKHTGPNGQHLCMVLEFLGDSLLRLIKHNHYKGLELNKVREICKCVLTGLDYLHGELGIIHTDLKLENILLLSTINTTKDPIRSGMTPVLERPEGNPNGGVTMNIIEKKLKQRARRAAARISGGQASMGGVGGTRKPNRSLDGIDLRCKVVDFGNACWEDKQFAQEIQTRQYRSPEVILQSGYSFSADMWSFACIAFELATGEMMFTPKGGEGFTEDEDHLAMMMELLGKIPRKIAVGGARSKDYFDRHGDLKRIRRLKYGCLDKLLINKYRFSESDAHEFTEFLGPLLDFEPEKRPTAEQCLQHPWLNFKNLKQTEVKSESGVEKVNVGMSKLQIKVGK encoded by the exons ATGTCGTGTTCATCATCGTCGTCGGCGTcggaagatgaagatgaaggatTCGATTCTTACCGGAAGGGAGGTTACCATGCGGTGAGAGTCGGCGATTCATTTTCCGGTGGCCGATATATTGCTCAGCGAAAACTCGGCTGGGGAGAGTTTTCCACCGTTTGGCTCGCTTATGATACTCGATCATcc GGTTTTGTTGCCTTGAAGATCCAGAAAAGTGCACCACAATTTGCTCAGGCAGCTCTTCATGAAATTGAAGTCCTTTCTGCAATTGCCAATGGTGATCCATCTAATAATAAATATGTTGTACGGCTTGTTGACCATTTTAAGCACACAGGCCCTAATGGACAGCACTTATGCATGGTTCTTGAATTTCTCGGTGATAGCTTATTGCGGCTTATCAAGCATAATCACTATAAGGGCCTTGAACTGAACAAAGTTAGGGAAATATGCAAATGTGTTTTGACTGGTTTAGATTATTTGCATGGGGAGCTTGGAATTATTCATACAGActtgaaacttgaaaatattcTTTTACTTTCAACGATTAATACCACAAAAGATCCCATTAGATCCGGAATGACTCCCGTACTTGAAAGGCCTGAGGGGAACCCTAATGGAGGAGTAACAATGAATATCATTGAGAAAAAGCTGAAGCAAAGGGCAAGAAGAGCAGCAGCTAGGATATCAGGAGGACAGGCTTCAATGGGTGGGGTAGGAGGGACTCGAAAACCAAATAGATCTCTTGATGGGATTGACTTGAGGTGCAAGGTTGTGGATTTTGGAAATGCATGCTGGGAAGATAAGCAATTTGCACAAGAAATTCAAACAAGACAGTACAGATCCCCTGAAGTTATTCTTCAATCTGGATATTCATTCTCTGCTGACATGTGGTCTTTTGCTTGTATTGCATTTGAGCTTGCTACTGGTGAGATGATGTTCACTCCCAAAGGCGGAGAAGGTTTCACCGAAGATGAG GATCATCTAGCTATGATGATGGAGCTTCTAGGAAAGATCCCTCGGAAG ATAGCCGTTGGTGGGGCGAGATCCAAAGATTATTTTGACAGGCACGGAGATTTGAAGAGGATCCGTAGACTGAAATATGGTTGTCTAGATAAATTACTTATTAACAAATATAGATTTTCTGAAAGTGATGCTCATGAGTTCACGGAATTTCTCGGTCCTCTTCTTGATTTTGAGCCAGAAAAGCGGCCAACTGCTGAGCAGTGCTTGCAACACCCGTGGCTCAACTTTAAAAATTTGAAGCAAACAGAGGTGAAAAGTGAATCAGGTGTGGAAAAGGTCAATGTCGGTATGAGCAAGCTACAAATTAAGGTGGGTAAGTGA
- the LOC129873272 gene encoding DNA mismatch repair protein MLH3-like has product MIIQLITQNNFGSLLLPKYIWLIFRQFVLLQIEYLGIQYMYLFLSSSVMLPLRLAILTMVSNACFTPVTSKYCNSDDMHAFAASFGLKGEALSSTSDVSLLEIVTKTHGRPSGYRKVFKCFYLGIDVCRQNVGITVIVRDVFYNQPVRRKQIHSQPKEGLAFYGRVSAKNVSYNFVDIESEDDLLCIRASPSLLPLLSSGFGIHLSSLNKLNASDGSFKFSGYISGPSIVVYQFKICFQRTKT; this is encoded by the exons ATGATAATTCAGCTCATAACTCAAAACAATTTTGGCTCTTTGTTACTGCCTAAATATATCTGGCTAATATTCAGGCAATTTGTTTTACTTCAGATCGAATATTTAGGGATACAGTATATGTATCTGTTTCTTTCATCTTCTGTTATGCTTCCTCTCCGTCTGGCCATTTTAACTATGGTTTCGAATGCTTGCTTTACACCAGTTACATCAAAATACTGCAATTCAGATGATATGCATGCTTTCGCAGCAAGCTTTGGCCTTAAAGGAGAGGCTCTGAGCTCTACTTCTGACGTTTCTTTGTTGGAAATTGTTACTAAAACTCACGGGAGGCCAAGTGGATACCGTAAGGTTTTTAAG TGTTTTTACCTTGGAATTGATGTTTGTAGACAAAATGTTGGTATAACAG TCATTGTTCGTGATGTATTTTACAACCAACCAGTTCGAAGGAAGCAAATACACTCCCAA CCCAAAGAGGGTCTTGCATTCTATGGAAGAGTCTCTGCTAAGAATGTCTCCTACaattttgttgatattgaaag TGAAGATGACCTGCTTTGCATACGTGCTTCTCCTTCTCTGTTGCCGCTATTGTCCAGTGGGTTTGGGATTCATCTGAGTTCCCTTAACAAATTGAATGCAAGCGATGGTTCATTCAAGTTCTCAGGATACATCTCAG GCCCTTCAATAGTTGT ATATCAATTCAAGATTTGTTTCCAAAGGACCAAGACATAA